One window of Parambassis ranga chromosome 3, fParRan2.1, whole genome shotgun sequence genomic DNA carries:
- the LOC114433576 gene encoding LOW QUALITY PROTEIN: cyclic nucleotide-gated cation channel beta-3 (The sequence of the model RefSeq protein was modified relative to this genomic sequence to represent the inferred CDS: inserted 2 bases in 1 codon), with product MLSWVVKVVPQPPENHSKKTDEQKPPEEVKPAAAPPPAAAPPPAPEKKVTFQAECKNEAPKADKPKEDVQAVAGNGAAPGSQAGVLTWISSALPQPAVSPKLSRANSTTSTTKEDPPAPSKPEDEKGMIAWISHGLEKVVPQPDQKSKDVSAAELPQSQPQPQPPPPPEPEVRPPAAAPAAPELPVSAVKTESDQQDNKASPPSMLDWIKQEIVKVVPQPELHPNQKTEAPAAKEAPTSPPTSKPASETDKSTKEADQQPNMVGWIVNGIGRMLPQPVQKPDGGSDEVQAVSFKPNRTDLVLEDVDQDENQHPPKKETEATETPKMDDMEQEAVLAHVEKRLQQERLEAARIAEEMAWKAAEEAVRQLEEEHSAKIVIETLPESNEQLPNILEEENEDDPELQNLQEDSEDSTDNRKENEVTEEKNQRSVEEKRKLSLLDVGPAQSDAEAVDKDSEAPEEVTPSSTDAEPASERRDLESPVSQLITQQPEPQPPEVTPITTEKTSGTEPATEAGGCGAPLLKVEDVDQDVGQKRVLKIPQIITTPEPGSTMLMAPEHSVAGDLSGDEEDEELLRAGLKTWSSQGDLLTADGELRPLSAASVGSVVIQDRLSELVRLFKGRTERQKERLGDPDESEEESPSASPTKAPPPPPPPPPPGEEKKEETAPAGEEDDDELDLHFELLGHPVKIPKLFKVPRMPDWLRAIVGYRLPSSIDPFTDLIYVIWLFFVVAAWNWNVWLIPVRWAFPYQTPENIHLWLLADYTCDFIYILDILVMQPRLQFVRGGDIVCDKKDMREHYMTTERFKMDIISLFPMEVLYYFTGVNSLLRFPRLLKYMVFSEFNDRMEAVMKKAYIYRVIRTSTYLLYSLHINACLFYWGSDYEGLGSTKWVYNGKGNAYIRCYYFAVKTLITIGGLPDPTTVFEICFQLINYFVGVFAFSIMIGQMRDVVGAATAGENYYRACMDSTIKYMTSYNIPAEVQNRIKTWYDYTWMSQGMLDEQELLIQLPAKMRLDIAVDVNYAIVSKVALFQGCDRQMVFDMLTRLKSVVYLPGDFVCKKGEIGREMYIIKQGEVQVVGGPDLQTVFVTIRAGSVFGEISLLAGGGGNRRTANVKAHGFANLFILDKKDLAEILVHYPESQKLLRKKAKKMLTKDKKPEKEAGKEAAAVIPPRPDTPEMFKAALKVAEQAGIEGPFIKLKKDYKPSDSGAEGLPSISPVPPPSXAARRSPVPRPAPADGDEAVAETADSSVIIRMTPRHAGEEVLTVEVKEEAEKKE from the exons ATGTTGAGCTGGGTGGTTAAAGTCGTTCCCCAGCCGCCTGAGAATCACTCCAAAAAGACTGACGAGCAGAAGCCCCCCGAGGAGGTGAAGCCAGCTGCGGCCCCGCCCCCTGCCGCGGCCCCGCCTCCTGCACCT gagaagaaggtgaCGTTTCAAGCCGAGTGTAAGAATGAAG ctccAAAAGCCGACAAACCCAAAGAAGACGTCCAGGCAGTGGCGGGAAACGG CGCGGCACCCGGGTCTCAGGCCGGCGTGCTGACCTGGATCAGCAGCGCTCTGCCACAACCGGCCGTCTCCCCAAAACTTAGCCGAGCCaactccaccacctccaccaccaag GAGGATCCTCCAGCCCCGAg TAAACCTGAGGACGA GAAGGGGATGATTGCGTGGATCTCTCATGGTTTGGAGAAAGTTGTTCCACAGCCAGATCAGAAGTCCAAAGACGTGTCTGCAGCTGAACTGCCGCAGTCACAGCCGCAGCCacagccgccgccgccgccagaACCGGAG GTgcgtcctccagcagcagctcctg CAGCTCCAGAGCTGCCAGTCAGTGCAGTGAAGACGGAGTCAGATCAACAGGACAACAAGGCGTCCCCACCCAG CATGTTAGATTGGATCAAGCAGGAGATCGTGAAGGTGGTTCCTCAGCCGGAGCTCCACCCAAACCAGAAGACTGAAGCTCCAGCAGCTAAAG AAGCTCCAACATCACCACCCACCTCCAAACCAGCCTCAGAGACAGACAA GTCCACCAAAGAAGCGGATCAGCAGCCAAA CATGGTGGGCTGGATCGTTAACGGGATCGGCCGCATGTTGCCTCAGCCGGTCCAGAAGCCG GATGGAGGAAGTGATGAGGTGCAGGCGG TCAGCTTCAAGCCGAACAGGACAGACCTGGTGCTGGAGGATGTGGATCAGGACGAGAATCAGCACCCACCAAAAAAGGAG ACTGAAGCCACAGAGACTCCAAAGATGGACGACATGGAGCAGGAGGCGGTCCTGGCTCACGTGGAGAAAAG gctgcagcaggagcgCCTGGAGGCGGCTCGCATAGCTGAGGAGATGGCCTGGAAGGCAGCAGAGGAAGCGGTCCGACAACTGGAGGAGGAGCATTCCGCTAAGATAGTCATAGAAACGCTGCCAGAGTCCAACGAGCA ACTGCCCAACATCCTGGAGGAAGAAAATGAGGACGATCCAGA ATTGCaaaacctgcaggaggacagtgAGGACAGCACAGACAATAGGAAGGAAAATGAagtgacagaggaaaaaaaccAAAGATCTGTTGAGGAGAAGAGAAAACT GAGCCTGCTAGACGTCGGTCCAGCTCAGAGCGATGCTGAAGCAGTGGACAAGGACTCTGAAGCTCCAGAAGAAGTCACGCCTTCTTCAACAGATGCAGAACCAGCATCAGAGAGGAGAGACCTGGAGAGTCCAGTCTCCCAACTCATCACCCAGCAACCAGAACCACAGCCCCCAGAGGTCACGCCCATCACCACAGAAAAG ACCAGTGGTACAGAACCAGCCACAGAAGCAGGTGGATGTGGAG CCCCGCTGCTGAAGGTGGAGGATGTGGATCAGGATGTGGGGCAGAAAAGAGTCTTGAAAATCCCCCAAATTATCACAACCCCAGAACCAGGGTCCACCATGCTGATGGCCCCAGAGCACAG TGTTGCAGGTGATTTGTCTggagatgaggaagatgaggaactGCTGAGGGCTGGTCTGAAGACCTGGTCCAGTCAGGGAGACCTGTTGACTGCAGATGGAGA GTTGCGTCCTCTTTCAGCAGCCAGTGTCGGCAGCGTCGTGATCCAGGACCGCCTGAGCGAGCTGGTCAGGCTGTTTAAAGGTCGCACAGAACGGCAGAAGGAACGACTGGGGGACCCGGACGAATCAGAGGAGGAGAGCCCCTCAGCCT CTCCGACCAAagccccacctccacctcctcccccgcctcccccaggagaggagaagaaggaagagacggcaccagcaggagaagaagacgaCGATGAGCTGGACCTCCACTTTGAACTTCTGGGACATCCGGTCAAAATTCCCAAACTGTTCAAAGTCCCGCGGATGCCTGACTGGCTCCGAGCCATAGTGGGGTACCGCCTACCCTCCAGCATCGACCCCTTCACCG ATCTGATCTATGTGATCTGGCTGTTCTTCGTGGTGGCAGCGTGGAACTGGAACGTGTGGCTGATCCCTGTCCGCTGGGCTTTCCCCTACCAAACCCCCGAAAACATCCACCTGTGGCTGCTGGCCGACTACACCTGTGACTTCATCTACATCCTGGACATCCTGGTCATGCAGCCCCGGCTGCAGTTTGTCCGCGGAGGAGACATTGTG TGTGACAAAAAGGACATGAGGGAACACTACATGACCACCGAGAGGTTCAAG ATGGACATCATCAGTCTGTTTCCCATGGAGGTCCTCTATTATTTCACCGGCGTGAACTCTCTGCTCAGATTCCCCCGGCTGCTGAAG tACATGGTCTTCTCCGAGTTCAACGACAGGATGGAAGCTGTGATGAAGAAAGCGTACATCTACAG gGTGATCCGAACCTCCACCTACCTGCTGTACTCTCTGCACATCAACGCCTGTCTCTTCTACTGGGGCTCCGACTATGAAGGACTCGGATCCACCAAGTGGGTCTACAACGGAAAGGGCAATGC gTATATCCGCTGTTACTACTTTGCTGTGAAGACGCTGATCACCATCGGAGGACTGCCAGACCCCACCACCGTCTTTGAGATCTGCTTCCAGCTCATCAACTATTTTGTTGGTGTCTTTGCGTTCTCCATCATGATCGGTCAG atgaggGACGTAGTCGGAGCAGCAACAGCCGGTGAGAACTATTACCGCGCCTGTATGGACAGCACCATCAAGTACATGACCTCCTACAACATCCCAGCAGAGGTCCAGAACCGCATCAAGACTTGGTACGACTACACCTGGATGAGCCAGGGCATGCTGG atgaGCAAGAGCTGCTGATCCAGCTTCCTGCTAAGATGAGGCTGGACATCGCCGTGGACGTCAACTACGCCATCGTCAGTAAGGTCGCCCTGTTtcag ggctGTGACAGGCAGATGGTGTTCGACATGCTGACCAGACTGAAATCTGTTGTGTATCTGCCCGGAGACTTTGTCTGTAAAaag ggggAGATCGGCAGGGAAATGTACATCATTAAACAGGGGGAGGTTCAGGTGGTGGGCGGTCCTGACCTGCAGACGGTGTTTGTCACCATCAGAGCTGGATCGGTGTTTGGAGAGATCAg tctgCTGGCCGGAGGCGGAGGAAACCGCCGCACAGCCAACGTGAAGGCACACGGCTTCGCCAACCTCTTCATCCTGGATAAGAAGGACCTGGCTGAGATTCTGGTGCATTACCCCGAGTCCCAGAAACTCCTCCGCAAGAAGGCCAA gaagATGCTGACGAAGGACAAGAAGCCAGAGAAGGAGGCGGGGAAAGAGGCAGCGGCCGTCATCCCGCCTCGCCCGGACACGCCCGAAATGTTCAAGGCAGCACTGAAGGTGGCGGAGCAGGCGGGTATCGAGGGACCCTTcatcaagctgaagaaggactACAAACCGTCTGACAGCGGCGCAGAG GGTCTGCCCTCCATCTCTCCGGTCCCACCCCCCTC CGCGGCCCGGCGCTCCCCTGTCCCTCGTCCAGCTCCAGCTGACGGAGACGAAGCGGTGGCGGAGACGGCGGACAGCTCCGTCATCATCAGAATGACTCCGCGGCATGCGGGGGAGgaggtgctgactgtggaggTGAAAGAGGAGGCGGAGAAGAAGGAGTGA